A stretch of DNA from Desulfosarcina ovata subsp. ovata:
GGACCGACTTTTTTCCCTCCGGATTTTGCGATATTGGGTTCATTGTGGCATTTATTTCATACAATACCCATAGAATTACCCAACATTTTTGTGCCTTTAATTTCAAAATTGACTGTTCTTCAGTGCCAATGCCTTGTCAACCGGCGAATAATAGGCTCTAATGGTTTCGCGCACTTTTGGCGCAAAGATTGCTGCATCTTACTCGAACCGAGATGACCAACGGCCCCCCGAGTCGACTGGATCATCGTTTTCCAAACCCGTGGCCCTGTGATATGGATGAAAAAAGAACCGGAGGCAGCATGCAAACCAATCTGAGTTCAGGTATCGAGAAGCGCAAGCAGAAAAGAAAACCCGGCGAAAGAAGCAACACTTTTCTTGAGGAGGCCCTGGCAGCACGTGAGGCGTATCTGCAACAGCACCCGCACATGCGCGAATACCAGACGGAAATCGACAGCGTATTGGACAAATCCGGAAACAACCAGGGACGAATGGCTGTCCTGGTCACCCTGATGCAAGGGAAATTGTTAGAAATGCAGAAAGAACTCTATCGCGTGACCCAGCTATTGGGCGAATCTGTAAAATCATAGCAACCGATTTCACTGCGGTCATTCACAGTTCGACCGACGACTGATGCCCAATGAAAAAGGAGCACTGATGGTGTGGTCATTGGCGCTCCTTTTTCATTTTTTCAGAAGGAGGTCCGATGAAGCTGATGACCGGCCTGGCAATCGGGTTGATCTGTCTGGGCGTGGTCCTTCCGGCAGCCCAGGCCCAGGATGCCAGGGAACGGGTGCAGCCCGCGTTAGGCCATTACCGCGGAAAGGCATCCTAGGCCACCGTTGAAATGGTGATTCACCGCCGTCGTGGCAACACAGGATAACTATGGACGCCTGAACCAGCGGTCCGCCGGGCGATCGAAGACGCGCATTCCTTCGGGTCTCATGAACTTCTCCTTATCGGCCTGTCTTGAAAAGCGTTGCATAGACCGACACGGACGCGACAATGATAAACCCATGCACCAGACGGGTCCAGAACCCGGAGAACCCCGCACTGATGATCCCGGCTTCGATGATGCCGATGATGACGGCGCCGATGAGGGTGCCGTAGATCGTCCCCTCTCCGCCGAAAACGGAGGTCCCCCCGATAAAGATGGCAGCGAAGACGAGCAGCAGGTACCCCTCTCCCTGAGTAGGCCACCAATTGGCCATTTCCATGCACACCATAACGGAGACAAAGGCGCTCACCGTGCCCATGAACGTGAAGAGCAGAATCCGCACGCGATCGGTGTTGATCCCCATCAGCCTCGCGGTGCGGATGTCGTCGCCGATGAACAGAACATGATCGCCAAAGATGTGGCGGTTCAGGATCAGCATGAGCAGTAGTGCAATGCCCAGGCACCACAGGGCTTGGGCGGGCAGGACACCGCCGATCCGTCCCACAAAAACGTGGTGGAGCCATGTTTCCCGCACCGGCGCCATGCTGCGGGCCAGGCCATCGGCCAGAAGGGACGACAGCCCCCGCCAGAAGAACTGGGTCCCGATGGTGGCGATGATGGACGGAACGCCGATCCGGACGATCAGCAGCCCGTTGAGATAACCGGCGAACGCGCCGACGACAAGGGCCGCTATCCACCCCAGCAAAGGGTTCTGGGTCTTGAGAAAAACGTCGGCGAAGGTCAGGCCGGACATCGCCATCACCGCAGGAAACGACAGATCCAGTTCTCCGGCGATCACCAGAAAGGTCAGCCCCAGGGCCAGAATGGTGACGAAGGGAATTGTGGAGGCGAATGAGATGTAGATCCGAGGGCCGAGGAACGTCGCCGGGCTGGCTATCATGAACACGGCCAACAGGCCCATCAGAAGGCCGGAAACCCCAGCCTGGATCTTGAAGCGGTGCAGCAATACAGGGATCATGCCCCCCCCGTGCCGGGACCGGCCTGGATTCCCATCAGCCGTACGCCGAGTTCTTCCGGGGACAGGTCCTTCTTTAAATACTCGCCGACCATTTCACCCCGGTCCATCAGCACGATCCGATGGGCGACCCGATAGACATGGCTCACGTTGTGGGAAATGTAGATGCAGGCCTTGTCCCGGTCCACGATTCCGGCCACGAAGGTCAGCACTTTTTCCACCTCGTTCAGCGAGAGGGCCGTTGTGGGTTCGTCAAGAATGACGATCGAAGAATCAAAATACATGGCCCGGCCGATGGCCAGCCCCTGGCGCTCTCCGCCGGAGAGGGTGCGCACGCGGGCATCGGTGCTGATCCCCACGCCCCGGAGACCGACGTGTCGTTGCAGGACATCCAGCGTAGCCGTTTTTTGCTCCGCAACCCGGATGAAGCCGAATCGATTGACGATGGGGCGGCCCAGGAAGGTGTTTCGCCAAAGCGGTTGCTTCTCACCCAGCGAACGATCCTGAAACACGGTTTCGATGCCCAACTGGCGGGCACGGCGGACGTTGTAGGCTCCAAAATCGATCCTCCGGCCGCCGATGACCAGCCGGCCGCTGTCCGGCGCATGGACGCCGGCCAGCACTTTGATCAGGGTCGATTTGCCGGCCCCGTTATCTCCCACCAGCCCGAGGATCTCTCCGGGGAAGAGATCCAGGCTGACCGACTTCAGGGCCGTCACACCGTTGAACGATTTGCTGACCTCCCGCAGGCTCATGCACGGCGTCCGGGAAGGTTTACCCGGGCCGGTCGTATTCATTGGCTATCGAATACCGCGCTTGGCCAGCGGCGCGATAAGGTGGATATTCTCCTTGGTGATCATGCCGCCGCCCGTATCGATTTTCAGTCCGGTAAACCCATAGCGTTTGGTCAGAACGATCTGCGCCACCCCGAAATAGCCCAACAGGTAGGGCTGCATTTCCAGGACGACATCCACGTAGTCATGCTCGATGGCCGTGGCCGTGGCAGGCGAAAGCGAGAAGCCGCCCACGAAGATTTCGTCGGGGCCGACACCCGCGGCTTTCAGGAAGTTCTCCATCTGAGAAGTCAATGCGCCGTGATCGATCAGCATCATCTTGCAATCCGGATGGCTCGCCAGATAACCAGTGACGATGGGAGTGCCCAGGGCCGTGTCCTTACTGATCTCGGGGCTGATTTCGATATAGTCCACGACC
This window harbors:
- a CDS encoding DUF3135 domain-containing protein; the protein is MQTNLSSGIEKRKQKRKPGERSNTFLEEALAAREAYLQQHPHMREYQTEIDSVLDKSGNNQGRMAVLVTLMQGKLLEMQKELYRVTQLLGESVKS
- a CDS encoding ABC transporter permease — protein: MIPVLLHRFKIQAGVSGLLMGLLAVFMIASPATFLGPRIYISFASTIPFVTILALGLTFLVIAGELDLSFPAVMAMSGLTFADVFLKTQNPLLGWIAALVVGAFAGYLNGLLIVRIGVPSIIATIGTQFFWRGLSSLLADGLARSMAPVRETWLHHVFVGRIGGVLPAQALWCLGIALLLMLILNRHIFGDHVLFIGDDIRTARLMGINTDRVRILLFTFMGTVSAFVSVMVCMEMANWWPTQGEGYLLLVFAAIFIGGTSVFGGEGTIYGTLIGAVIIGIIEAGIISAGFSGFWTRLVHGFIIVASVSVYATLFKTGR
- a CDS encoding ATP-binding cassette domain-containing protein, translating into MSLREVSKSFNGVTALKSVSLDLFPGEILGLVGDNGAGKSTLIKVLAGVHAPDSGRLVIGGRRIDFGAYNVRRARQLGIETVFQDRSLGEKQPLWRNTFLGRPIVNRFGFIRVAEQKTATLDVLQRHVGLRGVGISTDARVRTLSGGERQGLAIGRAMYFDSSIVILDEPTTALSLNEVEKVLTFVAGIVDRDKACIYISHNVSHVYRVAHRIVLMDRGEMVGEYLKKDLSPEELGVRLMGIQAGPGTGGA